In the Euphorbia lathyris chromosome 5, ddEupLath1.1, whole genome shotgun sequence genome, one interval contains:
- the LOC136229606 gene encoding uncharacterized protein isoform X1 produces the protein MALSTSQLSKSSSFPFSKSHFQTNQFLILPSSISIPNPRTSSLLLPICLATRSQTGPVNKHSSSQSSSSAGNTSKKKKKKTKSSTSNLRDVEILKDGDVHVDDFSDSNSSSSSLSYHPTTPLPNPPAGFVVDGTGRVLMASQKRLATIVDSSNNCQLECIIRRVFRSSQGAECMLVCPVDTPVQILKSTNIDGWSAVSDEEVESILPAAAYALAKIHMHLVHSGFCYTARGGFCYSEDDIFDFRTDDGQDIEGLPTEGVEITCFHLDGAHYMIYTPSDPLLFVVVKDQNGQLQIADDDLLEDPAIISAIDEETEFNALVEEEAALLESLMSES, from the exons atggctCTCTCCACTTCCCAACTTAGTAAATCCTCTTCCTTCCCTTTTTCCAAATCACATTTTCAAACAAATCAATTTCTTATCCTTCCCTCCTCAatctcaatcccaaaccctaGAACTAGCTCCCTGCTACTCCCTATTTGCCTTGCTACCAGGTCTCAGACTGGACCAGTCAATAAGCATTCTTCTTCTCAATCCTCTTCCTCTGCCGGTAATACtagtaagaagaagaagaagaagaccaaAAGCAGCACTTCTAATTTGAGGGATGTCGAAATTCTAAAAGATGGCGATGTTCACGTGGATGATTTTTCTGATTCCAATTCCAGTTCTAGCTCATTGTCTTATCATCCCACTACGCCACTTCCAAATCCCCCTGCAGGATTCGTTGTGGATGGAACTGGAAGAGTTCTCATGGCTTCTCAGAAACGACTTGCTACTATT GTCGACTCCTCCAATAATTGTCAATTAGAGTGCATCATAAGAAGAGTGTTTAGAAGTTCGCAAGGGGCTGAGTGCATGCTGGTGTGTCCAGTAGATAC GCCTGTACAGATACTAAAGAGCACAAATATTGATGGGTGGTCAGCT GTCAGTGATGAAGAAGTTGAATCAATTCTTCCAGCTGCTGCATATGCTCTGGCCAAGATACATATGCACCTAGTGCATAGCGG ATTCTGTTACAcagcaagaggaggattttgTTACTCTGAAGATGACATATTTGACTTCCGCACAG ATGATGGTCAAGACATAGAAGGCTTGCCAACTGAAGGAGTAGAAATTACATGCTTCCATCTG GATGGTGCACATTACATGATTTATACACCTTCTGATCCACttctgtttgttgttgttaAG GATCAAAATGGACAGTTGCAAATAGCTGATGAT GATCTATTGGAGGACCCTGCAATCATAAGTGCTATAGATGAGGAGACTGAATTTAATGCCTTGGTG GAGGAAGAGGCAGCTCTTCTAGAATCATTGATGAGTGAAAGTTGA
- the LOC136229606 gene encoding uncharacterized protein isoform X2: MALSTSQLSKSSSFPFSKSHFQTNQFLILPSSISIPNPRTSSLLLPICLATRSQTGPVNKHSSSQSSSSAGNTSKKKKKKTKSSTSNLRDVEILKDGDVHVDDFSDSNSSSSSLSYHPTTPLPNPPAGFVVDGTGRVLMASQKRLATIVSDEEVESILPAAAYALAKIHMHLVHSGFCYTARGGFCYSEDDIFDFRTDDGQDIEGLPTEGVEITCFHLDGAHYMIYTPSDPLLFVVVKDQNGQLQIADDDLLEDPAIISAIDEETEFNALVEEEAALLESLMSES; the protein is encoded by the exons atggctCTCTCCACTTCCCAACTTAGTAAATCCTCTTCCTTCCCTTTTTCCAAATCACATTTTCAAACAAATCAATTTCTTATCCTTCCCTCCTCAatctcaatcccaaaccctaGAACTAGCTCCCTGCTACTCCCTATTTGCCTTGCTACCAGGTCTCAGACTGGACCAGTCAATAAGCATTCTTCTTCTCAATCCTCTTCCTCTGCCGGTAATACtagtaagaagaagaagaagaagaccaaAAGCAGCACTTCTAATTTGAGGGATGTCGAAATTCTAAAAGATGGCGATGTTCACGTGGATGATTTTTCTGATTCCAATTCCAGTTCTAGCTCATTGTCTTATCATCCCACTACGCCACTTCCAAATCCCCCTGCAGGATTCGTTGTGGATGGAACTGGAAGAGTTCTCATGGCTTCTCAGAAACGACTTGCTACTATT GTCAGTGATGAAGAAGTTGAATCAATTCTTCCAGCTGCTGCATATGCTCTGGCCAAGATACATATGCACCTAGTGCATAGCGG ATTCTGTTACAcagcaagaggaggattttgTTACTCTGAAGATGACATATTTGACTTCCGCACAG ATGATGGTCAAGACATAGAAGGCTTGCCAACTGAAGGAGTAGAAATTACATGCTTCCATCTG GATGGTGCACATTACATGATTTATACACCTTCTGATCCACttctgtttgttgttgttaAG GATCAAAATGGACAGTTGCAAATAGCTGATGAT GATCTATTGGAGGACCCTGCAATCATAAGTGCTATAGATGAGGAGACTGAATTTAATGCCTTGGTG GAGGAAGAGGCAGCTCTTCTAGAATCATTGATGAGTGAAAGTTGA